The Candidatus Acidiferrales bacterium genome window below encodes:
- a CDS encoding M67 family metallopeptidase, with product MLKLGHSLIDKIHAHGARDYPNECCGALLGRDEGADRVVVDLMPLANQRNDSPRNRFSIAPLDVQMAENEAKEKGCNLIGWYHSHPDAPARPSEFDREHAWPWYSYVIFQVEKGEPREMRSWRLEEDGGQYAEEAIEYIASA from the coding sequence ATGTTGAAGCTTGGACATTCGCTGATCGACAAAATTCACGCGCATGGCGCGCGCGATTATCCGAATGAGTGCTGCGGTGCGCTTCTCGGCCGCGATGAGGGCGCGGATCGCGTCGTCGTAGACCTTATGCCGCTTGCCAATCAGCGAAATGACTCGCCGAGGAATCGGTTTTCGATTGCGCCGCTGGATGTGCAAATGGCAGAGAACGAAGCGAAGGAGAAGGGCTGCAATTTGATCGGATGGTATCACTCGCATCCGGACGCTCCGGCGCGGCCGAGCGAATTCGATCGCGAGCATGCCTGGCCATGGTACAGCTACGTGATTTTTCAGGTGGAGAAAGGCGAGCCGCGGGAAATGCGCTCCTGGCGGCTTGAAGAAGATGGCGGCCAATACGCCGAAGAAGCCATCGAATACATCGCTAGCGCATGA
- a CDS encoding isocitrate lyase/phosphoenolpyruvate mutase family protein, whose translation MTSSAQSEKAQRFLSLHHGPKILLLPNAWDVSSARIFEDAGFPAVATSSAGVANSLGYPDGQKISRAEMLEVVSRIAHALSVPVTADMEAGYGTTPDEMAETARLVIEAGAVGLNLEDAIGEGTGKLYDIPRQQEKIRAMVEIGKKLGVPLVINARTDIYLEEIGEPASRVEATAKRLNAYRDAGASSLFAPGPKDAPTIEKLVRAVHGPLNILALKGGPSARELEKLGVARVSVGSGPMRAVMGFTSRLAKHLRDAGTFDPMFEGQMTYIDANRLFEKH comes from the coding sequence ATGACCTCCTCAGCCCAATCAGAAAAAGCCCAGCGCTTTCTCTCGCTGCATCATGGTCCGAAGATTCTGCTTCTTCCCAACGCCTGGGACGTCTCGAGCGCGCGCATTTTCGAGGATGCCGGTTTCCCCGCCGTCGCCACGAGCAGCGCCGGTGTCGCTAACTCTCTCGGCTATCCCGACGGCCAGAAAATCTCCCGCGCTGAAATGCTCGAAGTCGTTTCGCGCATCGCTCACGCGCTTTCTGTGCCCGTCACCGCGGATATGGAAGCCGGCTATGGCACGACGCCCGATGAAATGGCGGAAACCGCGCGCCTCGTCATCGAAGCCGGTGCTGTAGGACTGAATCTGGAAGACGCTATCGGCGAAGGCACGGGCAAGCTCTACGATATTCCTCGGCAGCAGGAAAAAATCCGCGCCATGGTGGAAATAGGCAAGAAACTCGGCGTGCCGCTGGTCATCAACGCGCGAACGGACATCTATCTCGAAGAAATCGGCGAGCCAGCCTCGCGCGTCGAAGCCACGGCCAAGCGCCTCAACGCCTATCGCGACGCCGGCGCTTCATCGCTCTTCGCGCCCGGCCCGAAGGACGCGCCCACCATCGAAAAACTCGTTCGCGCCGTCCATGGCCCGCTGAATATTCTCGCGCTGAAGGGCGGTCCTTCCGCGCGCGAACTCGAAAAACTCGGCGTCGCTCGCGTCAGCGTCGGCTCCGGCCCTATGCGCGCCGTGATGGGTTTTACCTCGCGCCTCGCCAAGCATCTTCGCGATGCGGGCACTTTCGATCCCATGTTCGAAGGCCAGATGACCTACATCGACGCCAACCGCCTCTTCGAAAAACACTGA
- a CDS encoding glutaredoxin family protein has product MELEEIPRRVLEVFDELEREELDLHALMEFAAGNDPARRDNVVEAVEMLTREGYLAPAGGGDFYRRTEEGRLAVAGPHDATLYSRPRCRLCDEARVTIAPILREHGAKLREVNIDDDAELLELYTNDVPVVFLGSREVARHHVDTARFRKALEDASE; this is encoded by the coding sequence ATGGAACTCGAGGAAATTCCGCGCCGCGTTCTGGAAGTGTTTGACGAACTGGAACGCGAGGAGCTTGATCTCCACGCGCTGATGGAATTCGCCGCGGGAAACGATCCCGCGCGGCGCGACAACGTCGTGGAAGCTGTCGAGATGCTTACGCGCGAAGGATATCTTGCGCCGGCGGGCGGCGGAGATTTTTACCGGCGCACGGAAGAAGGACGGCTCGCTGTAGCTGGGCCGCACGACGCGACGCTTTATAGCCGTCCGCGATGCCGGCTCTGCGACGAAGCGCGCGTCACCATTGCGCCGATCCTGCGCGAGCATGGTGCGAAGCTGCGCGAAGTGAATATCGACGACGACGCGGAGCTTCTTGAGCTGTACACGAATGATGTGCCTGTGGTGTTTCTGGGCTCGCGCGAAGTTGCGCGGCATCATGTGGACACGGCGCGATTCCGAAAAGCGCTGGAAGACGCCAGCGAGTAA
- a CDS encoding DinB family protein translates to MKAAMNPAPLPGLAVLEQTPIILEKIVSLASEDQLHWKPSMERWSISEVLAHLTDVEVAGFRERIERMVQEEMPQLAMYDQDAQYKAGRYTGGKAREHLKVFCHERDRSVSWLRYMPESIAGRKGQHEKFGPITVAQLMNEWAFHDLGHIRQITELFRARAFYPGMGPFQKFYSVKP, encoded by the coding sequence ATGAAAGCCGCCATGAATCCCGCGCCGCTGCCCGGGCTTGCGGTGCTCGAGCAGACGCCGATCATTCTGGAAAAAATTGTCTCGCTGGCGAGCGAAGACCAGTTGCACTGGAAGCCGTCGATGGAGCGCTGGTCAATCAGCGAAGTGCTGGCGCATCTGACGGACGTGGAAGTGGCGGGATTTCGCGAGCGCATCGAGCGCATGGTGCAGGAAGAGATGCCGCAATTGGCGATGTACGATCAGGACGCGCAGTATAAGGCCGGGCGATACACCGGCGGAAAAGCGCGAGAGCACCTGAAGGTTTTCTGCCACGAGCGCGACCGCAGCGTTTCCTGGCTGCGCTACATGCCGGAGAGCATCGCGGGCCGCAAGGGACAGCACGAGAAATTCGGGCCGATCACCGTGGCGCAACTGATGAACGAGTGGGCGTTTCACGATCTGGGACACATCCGGCAGATCACGGAGCTCTTCCGCGCCCGCGCGTTCTATCCGGGGATGGGGCCTTTCCAGAAATTCTACAGCGTTAAACCCTGA
- the ybgF gene encoding tol-pal system protein YbgF — protein sequence MRARTILISLGIFLAGALVTAMLTPAPANAVSREIIQIQQSISQILQNQQDARSDVDSKLASMQTLVQQSLDASGRLSQTMGALQKTVQDAQANSGANNSNVAQQVQGVSDNLQDLQARVAKLAQQMSDMESTLQSINARVSTGAPAMPAQTSTTSNMESAPSSTAPVSAPSNAAPPAASPAQQTAATQPAATTTAPATTAPAATAPASTLPPPPISADTLYANAQRDLNSGNNTLSRQEFSDYLKDFPNGPFAADAQFYLGEICYEQSDYNGAIDAYDNVIMGYPNSLRVASAMLEKGRALQETGKKASAQAVFRQLVQKFPGTDEARKAQAELSQPPQQQ from the coding sequence ATGCGCGCAAGAACGATTTTGATATCACTTGGGATTTTTCTCGCCGGGGCGCTCGTGACGGCGATGCTGACGCCGGCGCCGGCGAACGCCGTTTCGCGCGAGATTATCCAGATTCAGCAGAGCATCAGCCAGATCCTGCAAAACCAGCAGGACGCTCGCAGCGACGTCGATTCGAAACTGGCGTCGATGCAGACGCTGGTGCAGCAGTCGCTCGACGCCTCGGGCCGGCTGAGCCAGACGATGGGAGCGCTGCAGAAAACAGTGCAGGATGCGCAAGCAAACAGCGGCGCGAATAACAGCAACGTCGCGCAGCAGGTGCAGGGCGTCTCCGACAACTTGCAAGACCTGCAAGCGCGCGTCGCAAAACTCGCGCAGCAGATGAGCGACATGGAATCAACGCTGCAATCAATCAACGCGCGCGTGTCGACAGGAGCACCGGCGATGCCGGCGCAGACCAGCACGACTTCGAATATGGAGAGCGCGCCGAGCAGCACGGCTCCGGTGAGCGCTCCTTCCAATGCCGCGCCTCCGGCAGCTTCTCCGGCGCAGCAAACGGCGGCGACGCAGCCCGCAGCGACAACCACGGCGCCCGCAACGACAGCGCCCGCCGCAACGGCGCCCGCTTCGACATTGCCGCCGCCTCCGATTTCCGCGGACACGCTTTACGCCAATGCGCAGCGCGATCTGAACAGCGGCAACAACACGCTCTCACGCCAGGAGTTCAGCGATTACCTGAAGGATTTTCCGAACGGCCCTTTTGCGGCGGATGCGCAATTTTATCTCGGCGAGATTTGCTATGAACAGAGCGACTACAACGGCGCGATCGATGCGTATGACAATGTGATTATGGGTTATCCGAACAGTTTGCGCGTAGCTTCGGCGATGCTCGAAAAGGGGCGCGCCCTCCAGGAAACGGGGAAGAAAGCAAGCGCGCAGGCGGTGTTCCGCCAGTTGGTGCAAAAATTTCCCGGAACGGATGAGGCGAGAAAAGCGCAAGCAGAGCTAAGTCAGCCGCCGCAGCAACAGTAA
- a CDS encoding MqnA/MqnD/SBP family protein, which yields MAAGEVNPMSAHMATTQTSEVRIAHSPDSDDAFMFYALATGKLRVPGIKFTHILSDIESLNRAAQSETYDVTAVSVYAYPFLTDKYILLDCGASFGEGYGPIVVSSRAMKKNELKGCRVAIPGTRTTSYLVLKLFEPGVETVTMPFDKILDAVNNKEVEAGLLIHEGQLLYAQSGAHKVVDLGLWWQEQTGLPLPLGANAIRRALGEDLARQVAGAIRGSVAYALDHREEALNYALQFARDMDPALADKFVGMYVNRWTLNFGDEGRKAVDELIARAKSAGLMPPSARIEFLREN from the coding sequence ATGGCTGCTGGAGAGGTAAATCCGATGTCTGCTCACATGGCAACGACGCAAACATCCGAAGTCCGCATCGCCCATTCGCCCGATAGCGACGATGCTTTCATGTTCTATGCGCTTGCCACGGGCAAGCTCCGCGTCCCGGGCATCAAATTCACGCACATCCTCTCCGACATCGAATCGCTCAATCGCGCCGCGCAATCCGAGACGTACGACGTCACCGCCGTCAGCGTTTACGCCTATCCATTTCTCACGGACAAATACATTTTGCTCGATTGCGGCGCCAGTTTCGGCGAAGGCTATGGCCCGATCGTCGTTTCTTCACGCGCCATGAAGAAAAACGAACTGAAGGGCTGCCGCGTGGCCATTCCCGGCACGCGCACGACGTCTTATCTCGTTCTGAAACTCTTCGAGCCCGGCGTCGAAACCGTCACCATGCCTTTCGACAAAATTCTCGACGCCGTGAACAACAAAGAAGTCGAAGCCGGCCTGCTGATTCACGAAGGCCAGTTGCTCTACGCGCAATCCGGCGCGCACAAAGTCGTCGATCTCGGCCTCTGGTGGCAGGAGCAGACCGGCCTGCCGCTTCCGCTCGGCGCCAACGCCATTCGCCGTGCGCTGGGGGAGGATCTTGCTCGACAGGTCGCTGGCGCGATTCGCGGCAGCGTCGCCTACGCGCTCGATCATCGCGAAGAAGCGCTCAATTACGCGCTGCAATTCGCTCGCGACATGGATCCTGCGCTCGCCGACAAATTCGTCGGCATGTACGTCAATCGCTGGACGCTCAATTTCGGCGACGAAGGCCGCAAAGCCGTTGACGAACTCATCGCCCGCGCCAAATCCGCTGGCCTTATGCCCCCCTCCGCCCGCATCGAATTCCTGCGCGAAAACTAG